TGGCGACGCTGACGGACCCGTCGAGCGACTCGGAGGAGGTGTTCTCGACGCTGGACTCGACGGTCACCAAGCTGTTCGACCCCTCGACCGACACGGACGAACTGGTCTCCTCGCTCGACGCGGCCGTCGCGGACCTGGCCGATCCGGCCAGCGACTCCAGCGATCCGCTCTCGTCGGTCGACTCGGTCATGTCGCACCTGCTCGACCCCTCCGTCGACGAGGACGTGTTCTCGCCACCGGACATCGCAGACGTGGACCGGTCGTCGCTGCAAGACAAGGCGGGCGACATCGACGACTCGTTCCGGGTCGCCCGGATCGGCGCGGCCGCCCTCCAGCGGTCGTCGGGCTACTCCGTGCGGTCGGGGGTCCGGACCGGGCCGCGACTGGTCAGGGCAGCCGTCACGTCGGAGTCGATGGTCGACCTCGTCGAGGAGGTGCGGTCGATCACGCTGGGCGAACTGGACCGAATGGGCATCGATACGGGCTTCGAGCCCGACGACGCGGACGTCGAGCGCGAGACGGACACGTTGCCGGCGGACCGCGATCGCCTCCGACGGAAGGGCGCGCGGCTGATGGAGGCGTCGGCCGACGTGGACTACGTCGAGGAGGTTCACCCGGCCTACGCGTCGATCCTCGACCAGGTGGCGCCCGACGAGGTGCGCATCCTGCGGCTGCTGGCGACGGAGGGCCGCCAACCCTCCATCGACGTCCGCGACGTCGGCTTCGTCCCGCTGTCTTCGGAACTGATCGCGGCCGGGCTGACGATGATCGGCGACGAGGCGGGCTGCCAGCACGGCGACCGGACCCACGCCTACCTGAACAACCTCAAGCGCCTGGGCCTGATCTGGTTCTCCGACGAACCGGTCGAGGACGTCAACGACTACCAGGTGTTGCAGGCCCAGCCCGAGGTCGACGAGGCCATCGAGGAGGCCCGCCGGGCGCGGATCATCCGCCGGAGCATCCACCTGACGCCCTTCGGCGTGGACTTTTGCCGGGAGGTGCTCCCCGTCGA
Above is a genomic segment from Halorientalis sp. LT38 containing:
- a CDS encoding Abi-alpha family protein encodes the protein MSDFDDDSPTEEFETEGAVNDDWVDEIERETAGGTTRGSATDDTAADDTAADDTAADEPSTARADRGAARSADTGDSAGPLDGIATGDVAEDVEPLDPTTVTQVFDVLDGAVGDRGGDLGPDQVDQVLSVLEQSIVTPTPVDPTETERLLSVLEDTVVNPVEPAATEDVLSVLNTAIVDPTGSAATETTGVLSVIESAMADPTAPEQGIEEAFTLFDAALATLTDPSSDSEEVFSTLDSTVTKLFDPSTDTDELVSSLDAAVADLADPASDSSDPLSSVDSVMSHLLDPSVDEDVFSPPDIADVDRSSLQDKAGDIDDSFRVARIGAAALQRSSGYSVRSGVRTGPRLVRAAVTSESMVDLVEEVRSITLGELDRMGIDTGFEPDDADVERETDTLPADRDRLRRKGARLMEASADVDYVEEVHPAYASILDQVAPDEVRILRLLATEGRQPSIDVRDVGFVPLSSELIAAGLTMIGDEAGCQHGDRTHAYLNNLKRLGLIWFSDEPVEDVNDYQVLQAQPEVDEAIEEARRARIIRRSIHLTPFGVDFCREVLPVEVVVETAAGVYETPVTPDEREADRPEFPEAEPPPDAFDPSKPTEKD